The proteins below are encoded in one region of Pseudoduganella armeniaca:
- a CDS encoding DUF805 domain-containing protein, which translates to MHSFTSAPPLTLQSPRLFAWSGRIGRLRYINYSAAAFWLSVFLGVAIGLALRKTSLALLSQLLGSLISLLLLGVFALALARRRLMDMGHSGWFALLLLAPLLNIAVLLWLLLGKGEAGANRHGAPPVANTALVKVLAAVVVVLAVAGGTYVMLAQPGYPDPVSHI; encoded by the coding sequence TTGCACAGCTTCACCTCTGCACCGCCGCTCACCCTGCAGTCGCCCCGCCTGTTCGCCTGGTCGGGTCGCATCGGCCGGCTGCGCTATATCAACTACTCCGCCGCCGCGTTCTGGCTCAGCGTATTCCTCGGTGTCGCGATCGGGTTGGCCTTACGCAAGACTTCCCTGGCGCTGCTGTCGCAACTGCTGGGGTCACTTATTTCATTGCTGCTGCTGGGGGTATTTGCGCTGGCACTGGCCCGGCGCCGGCTGATGGACATGGGCCACAGCGGCTGGTTCGCGCTGTTGCTGCTGGCGCCGCTGTTGAATATTGCCGTGTTGCTGTGGCTGCTGTTGGGCAAGGGCGAGGCGGGGGCCAACCGTCATGGCGCGCCGCCGGTGGCCAACACGGCGCTGGTGAAGGTCCTGGCAGCGGTGGTGGTCGTGCTGGCCGTGGCCGGCGGCACGTACGTGATGCTGGCCCAGCCCGGCTATCCCGATCCCGTCAGTCATATCTGA
- a CDS encoding putative bifunctional diguanylate cyclase/phosphodiesterase: MAFNDMAHWRTQIFSQLLSIVTVLGIVAAVPSVALALHEGLMAIVLTDIGALAWLLGVWRARRLSYTARVVNLLAILYFVGVGLMVTVGPVSQVYLLAPPVLGAVLLGLWPAIFALVLGAGTVLVLGLTGHARLYVTGMPEHALAPSLVVTLNFLCVGLLLTISSSALLQRLARSLKDLRSHTESLQHNRDRLAAVNAELRLTSAAVARLNEMVMIAEAVPGTAAEQPITFVNDAFLRRTGYSREELMGQSMRIMHGPLTDALEVQRVVEAMHRVESVTAELMNYTKSGEPYLVEMEMVPFADEGGTNTHWVVVGRDITERKRAADAIHNLAFYDVLTGLPNRRLLMDRLEHMLASAQREQRCGAVIFIDLDHFKYINDARGHATGDSMLRKAAQRLTQLVRSDDTVARLGGDEFVVLLQNLGRDADAATHAALAMAERIRDAIRKSFEIDGQSYTSSASIGVAVLPRGGQTVQDLLREADIAMYRAKAEGRNGVALFESTMRAEVERRLTMERDLSMALENGELQMHLQLQVSQDTSPVGAELLMRWRRADGTHVPPDVFIPVAEATGLIVPLGRWALRQACLAWLRLEAEGTALPLSVNVSPSQFRQADFVADVRAILEETGAPATQLIFEVTEGLLIENLDDTIERMHELATLGIRFSIDDFGTGYSNLAYLKRMPLYELKIDRSFIHDMPGDANGTAIVQSIMAMAGHLGLRVVAEGVETHEQAAFLAEHGSPGMQGYLFARPMPLPDMIALLGTSTDA; this comes from the coding sequence GTGGCATTCAACGATATGGCGCACTGGCGCACCCAGATCTTCTCCCAACTGCTGTCGATCGTGACGGTATTGGGTATCGTCGCGGCCGTGCCCAGCGTGGCGCTAGCGCTGCACGAAGGGCTGATGGCCATCGTACTGACCGATATCGGGGCGCTGGCCTGGCTGCTGGGCGTGTGGCGCGCGCGCCGCCTGTCGTACACGGCGCGCGTCGTCAACCTGCTGGCGATCCTGTACTTCGTCGGTGTCGGCCTGATGGTAACGGTCGGTCCCGTCAGCCAGGTCTACCTGCTGGCCCCGCCCGTGCTGGGCGCCGTGCTGCTGGGACTGTGGCCCGCCATCTTCGCGCTGGTGCTGGGCGCGGGTACCGTGCTGGTGCTCGGACTGACGGGCCATGCGCGCCTGTACGTGACGGGCATGCCGGAGCACGCGCTGGCGCCATCGCTGGTGGTCACCCTCAACTTCCTGTGCGTCGGCCTGCTGCTGACGATCTCGTCGAGCGCGCTGTTGCAGCGCCTGGCGCGCTCGCTGAAGGACCTGCGCAGCCATACCGAATCGCTGCAGCACAACCGCGACCGGCTGGCCGCCGTCAACGCGGAACTGCGCCTGACGTCGGCCGCCGTGGCGCGCCTGAACGAGATGGTCATGATCGCCGAGGCGGTGCCCGGCACGGCGGCCGAGCAGCCGATCACCTTCGTCAACGATGCCTTCCTGCGCCGCACCGGCTATAGCCGCGAGGAGCTGATGGGCCAAAGCATGCGCATCATGCACGGACCGTTGACGGACGCGCTGGAAGTGCAGCGGGTCGTCGAGGCCATGCACCGCGTGGAGTCCGTGACAGCGGAGCTGATGAACTACACGAAGTCGGGCGAGCCTTACCTGGTCGAGATGGAAATGGTGCCGTTTGCCGACGAAGGCGGCACCAACACGCATTGGGTCGTCGTCGGCCGCGACATCACCGAGCGCAAGCGCGCCGCCGACGCCATCCACAACCTGGCCTTCTACGACGTGCTGACCGGCCTGCCGAACCGCCGCCTGCTGATGGACCGCCTGGAGCACATGCTGGCCAGCGCCCAGCGCGAGCAGCGCTGCGGCGCCGTCATCTTCATCGATCTCGATCACTTCAAGTACATCAACGATGCCCGTGGCCATGCCACCGGCGACTCGATGCTGCGCAAGGCGGCCCAGCGCCTGACCCAGCTGGTGCGCTCGGACGACACCGTGGCGCGCCTGGGCGGCGACGAGTTCGTCGTGCTGTTGCAGAACCTGGGCCGCGACGCCGACGCCGCCACCCACGCCGCGCTGGCGATGGCCGAACGCATCCGCGACGCGATCCGCAAGAGCTTCGAGATCGACGGCCAATCGTACACGTCGTCCGCCAGCATCGGCGTGGCCGTGCTGCCGCGCGGCGGCCAGACGGTGCAGGACCTGCTGCGCGAGGCGGACATCGCGATGTACCGCGCCAAGGCCGAGGGCCGCAACGGCGTGGCGCTGTTCGAATCGACCATGCGTGCCGAAGTGGAACGGCGCCTGACGATGGAGCGCGACCTGTCGATGGCGCTGGAAAACGGCGAACTGCAGATGCACCTGCAGCTGCAGGTCAGCCAGGATACGTCGCCGGTGGGCGCCGAGCTGCTGATGCGCTGGCGCCGCGCCGACGGCACGCACGTGCCGCCGGACGTGTTCATCCCGGTGGCCGAAGCGACGGGCCTGATCGTGCCGCTGGGCCGCTGGGCGCTGCGCCAGGCCTGCCTGGCCTGGCTGCGCCTCGAGGCCGAGGGTACCGCGCTGCCGCTGTCCGTCAACGTCAGCCCGTCGCAGTTCCGCCAGGCCGACTTCGTGGCCGACGTGCGCGCCATCCTGGAAGAGACAGGGGCACCGGCCACGCAGCTGATCTTCGAGGTGACGGAAGGCCTGCTGATCGAGAACCTGGACGACACCATCGAGCGCATGCACGAACTGGCGACGCTGGGCATCCGCTTCTCGATCGACGATTTCGGTACCGGTTATTCCAACCTCGCCTACCTGAAACGGATGCCGCTGTACGAGCTGAAGATCGATCGCAGCTTCATCCACGACATGCCGGGCGATGCCAACGGCACCGCGATCGTGCAGTCGATCATGGCGATGGCGGGCCACCTGGGCCTGCGCGTGGTGGCCGAAGGCGTCGAGACGCACGAGCAGGCGGCCTTCCTGGCCGAACACGGCAGCCCGGGCATGCAGGGCTACCTGTTTGCCCGGCCGATGCCGCTGCCGGACATGATCGCGTTGCTGGGCACGTCCACTGACGCCTAG
- a CDS encoding DUF4785 domain-containing protein yields MTMQLKLLAALCCTTLAAHAELLPQKAGDLTPAALRAAPAAATLAAKMPAVTREPVSFSWASRADVAAPQPFVAQSREAYFTVTGAELEQGVALPTTAPRAIVRLQPVGEASIRENEAIHPSALILIDAAGRERSAGDGMETLVSADRLAKADLPFASGTSAFRLGADVGSGPVRMRAQGLNPGQRYLVNVVEPDSPLALTMQTTSAAYLQGQQLTVLAQLQHLTDKVAPGRIDAKLVAPTGRSYPLEFKRGADGRMAAVVAPAAADAAEPGLWEVQANVEANVKGQRALRSTRFAVPVALPTAKLTRSADLAGENGALTVKLGVEAASAGRYEVRGVLYGTVQGNLQPLAVGNAAQWVEPGQATIGLPFDAALLAGSTGPYELRDLQLLDQGRLAVLQRQQVALTIAESDVAKLLPQRSAVALPSSARLKKDVDAGAGTGDVQ; encoded by the coding sequence ATGACCATGCAACTGAAACTGCTGGCAGCCCTGTGCTGCACCACCCTCGCCGCCCACGCCGAACTGCTGCCGCAGAAGGCGGGCGACCTGACGCCGGCCGCCCTGCGCGCCGCCCCGGCCGCCGCCACGCTGGCGGCGAAAATGCCGGCCGTGACGCGCGAACCGGTGTCGTTCAGCTGGGCCTCGCGCGCCGACGTCGCCGCGCCGCAACCGTTCGTCGCGCAAAGCCGCGAAGCCTATTTCACGGTGACCGGCGCCGAGCTGGAACAGGGCGTCGCGCTGCCGACGACGGCGCCGCGCGCCATCGTGCGCCTGCAGCCGGTGGGCGAAGCGTCGATCCGGGAAAACGAGGCGATCCATCCGTCCGCACTGATCCTGATCGACGCGGCCGGCCGTGAGCGCAGCGCCGGCGACGGCATGGAGACGCTGGTCTCGGCCGACCGCCTGGCCAAGGCCGACCTGCCGTTCGCCTCCGGCACCTCGGCGTTCCGGCTGGGCGCCGACGTCGGCAGCGGCCCGGTGCGCATGCGGGCGCAGGGCCTGAACCCGGGCCAGCGCTACCTCGTCAACGTGGTGGAACCGGACAGCCCGCTGGCGCTGACGATGCAAACCACGTCCGCCGCCTACCTGCAGGGCCAGCAGCTGACCGTGCTGGCACAACTGCAGCACCTGACCGACAAGGTCGCGCCGGGCCGCATCGACGCCAAGCTGGTGGCGCCGACGGGCCGCAGCTACCCGCTCGAATTCAAGCGCGGTGCCGACGGCCGCATGGCCGCCGTGGTTGCCCCGGCCGCCGCGGACGCCGCCGAACCTGGCCTGTGGGAAGTGCAGGCCAACGTGGAGGCGAACGTCAAGGGCCAGCGCGCCCTGCGCTCGACCCGCTTCGCCGTGCCGGTGGCGCTGCCGACAGCCAAGCTGACGCGCAGTGCCGACCTGGCCGGCGAGAACGGCGCATTGACCGTGAAACTGGGCGTGGAGGCCGCGAGCGCGGGCCGCTACGAAGTGCGCGGCGTGTTGTACGGCACCGTGCAGGGCAACCTGCAGCCGCTGGCCGTGGGCAACGCGGCGCAGTGGGTCGAGCCGGGCCAGGCCACCATCGGCCTGCCATTCGACGCGGCGCTGCTGGCCGGCAGCACCGGGCCGTACGAACTGCGCGACCTGCAACTGCTGGACCAGGGCCGGCTGGCCGTGCTGCAGCGCCAGCAGGTGGCGCTGACGATCGCGGAGTCGGACGTGGCCAAGCTGCTGCCGCAGCGTAGCGCGGTGGCGCTGCCGTCGTCGGCGCGCTTGAAGAAGGACGTGGACGCGGGCGCCGGCACGGGCGACGTCCAGTAA
- a CDS encoding mechanosensitive ion channel family protein, with protein sequence MRLVFMGNSIEEWGTAVAVAFATAVLMYTARYLLIHRLAQVAERSETRVDDWFLRLLRATYTIFILILALYLGSLMLEFPRKYELWLWRVAVSAMLIQAAIWADTAVRAWRGRYRQAAMGTESVASAASTAIIDFLLRLVVWVVFMLMILDNLGFNITTLVASLGIGGIAVALAVQNILGDLLASLSIVLDKPFVVGDFIIVGEQLGTVEYIGLKTTRLRGLGGDQVIFSNGDILKARILNQTRMFTRRAAFILRVHYATDPAKLEAIPPMIKAIIEAHEQTASFERAHLMQLAEWSLNFEVVYWIKSPDYFVFMDTQQSILLAVLRGLKERGIEVAYPARMIMRDPFDCIEGAAPLHSPASNKREGT encoded by the coding sequence ATGCGTCTGGTTTTCATGGGCAACTCGATCGAGGAGTGGGGCACCGCGGTGGCGGTGGCGTTCGCGACCGCCGTGCTGATGTACACCGCGCGCTATCTCCTGATTCACCGTCTGGCCCAGGTTGCGGAGCGCAGCGAGACGCGGGTGGACGACTGGTTCCTGCGCCTGCTGCGCGCGACCTATACGATCTTCATCCTGATCCTGGCGCTGTACCTGGGCTCGCTGATGCTGGAGTTCCCCCGCAAGTACGAACTGTGGTTGTGGCGGGTGGCGGTGTCCGCCATGTTGATCCAGGCCGCCATCTGGGCCGACACGGCCGTGCGCGCCTGGCGCGGCCGCTACCGCCAGGCCGCGATGGGCACGGAAAGCGTGGCCAGCGCCGCCTCGACGGCCATCATCGACTTCCTGCTGCGCCTGGTGGTCTGGGTCGTGTTCATGCTGATGATCCTGGACAACCTGGGCTTCAACATCACGACGCTGGTGGCCAGCCTGGGGATCGGCGGTATCGCGGTGGCGCTGGCCGTGCAGAACATCCTGGGCGACCTGCTGGCATCGCTGTCGATCGTGCTGGACAAGCCGTTCGTGGTGGGCGACTTCATCATCGTCGGCGAGCAGCTGGGCACCGTCGAATACATCGGCCTGAAGACGACGCGGCTGCGCGGCCTGGGCGGCGACCAGGTGATCTTCTCCAACGGCGACATCCTGAAGGCACGCATCCTGAACCAGACGCGCATGTTCACGCGCCGCGCCGCCTTCATCCTGCGGGTGCATTACGCCACCGACCCGGCCAAGCTGGAAGCCATCCCGCCGATGATCAAGGCGATCATCGAGGCGCACGAGCAGACCGCCTCGTTCGAGCGCGCCCACCTGATGCAGCTGGCCGAATGGTCGCTGAACTTCGAGGTGGTCTACTGGATCAAGAGCCCGGACTATTTCGTCTTCATGGACACCCAGCAGTCGATCCTGCTGGCCGTGCTGCGCGGGTTGAAGGAACGCGGCATCGAGGTCGCGTATCCAGCCCGGATGATCATGCGCGACCCCTTCGATTGCATTGAGGGGGCCGCTCCACTACACTCACCCGCTTCCAACAAGCGGGAGGGGACATGA
- a CDS encoding family 1 glycosylhydrolase, translating into MGGLEATVNRVRDRYFSQMDQNGHKTRISDLDRFAALGIKAIRYPVLWELTAPDGVDKADWSWADERLPALRDLGVAPIVGLVHHGSGPRHTSLVDPEFAPQLAEYAGAVAQRFPWVEYYTPVNEPCTTARFAGLYGVWYPHGKSDLVFLQALINQCKGVVLSMRAIRAVNPNAKLVQTDDLGKTYSTPELSDWADFYNERRWLAWDLLCGRVDEDHTLWSYILKSGIPAEDVLWFRDNPCPPDIVGLNYYITSERWLDHRGDRYPARYVGEHGFADIETARALATPTPGIGPLMEEVWERYGLPMAVTEAHIDANREDQLRWLHEVWNAAHDVQKKGGDVRAVTVWSLLGSYDWNCLVTECRGYYENGAYDLRSPQPRPTALARLMQELSTGRAPSNPVLQGLGWWRRPGRFLCPPVATSATVAALPAERHTAQRPVQPILISGATGTLGSAFARICEERNLAFRVLTRQEMDIADPASVEAAIERYKPWAIVNAGGYVRVQDAEQDSAGCMRANAHGPVVLAIACARHQVHLLTFSSDLVFDGSKGGPYVESDPVAPLNVYGQSKAEAERRVLAVNPEVLMVRTSAFFGPWDKHNFVTLALQALAAGRPFAAADDLVVSPTYVPDLVQTCLDLLIDRESGIWHLSNGAAVSWAELARRVCALAGVDSAGLNSQPSAALDFAAAQPRFSALASERGNLMPTLDDALQRYLQAVAEVREEGDTHVGAAQAAHYGGV; encoded by the coding sequence ATGGGCGGACTGGAAGCAACGGTCAACCGCGTGCGCGATCGGTATTTCAGTCAGATGGACCAGAACGGACACAAGACCCGGATCAGCGACCTGGACCGCTTTGCGGCACTGGGCATCAAGGCGATCCGCTACCCGGTCCTGTGGGAGCTGACGGCGCCGGACGGCGTCGACAAGGCCGACTGGTCCTGGGCCGACGAACGCCTGCCGGCCCTGCGCGACCTGGGTGTCGCGCCCATCGTGGGCCTCGTGCACCATGGCAGCGGCCCGCGCCATACCAGCCTCGTCGATCCGGAATTCGCACCGCAACTGGCCGAATACGCGGGCGCCGTGGCGCAGCGCTTCCCATGGGTGGAGTACTACACGCCTGTCAACGAGCCCTGCACGACGGCCCGCTTCGCCGGCCTGTACGGCGTCTGGTACCCGCACGGCAAGAGCGACCTGGTCTTCCTGCAGGCGCTGATCAACCAGTGCAAGGGCGTGGTGCTGTCGATGCGGGCGATCCGCGCCGTCAACCCGAACGCCAAGCTGGTGCAGACCGACGACCTGGGCAAGACCTACAGCACGCCGGAGTTGTCCGACTGGGCCGACTTCTACAACGAGCGGCGCTGGCTGGCCTGGGACCTGCTGTGCGGCCGCGTGGACGAAGACCACACGCTGTGGTCCTATATCCTGAAAAGCGGCATTCCCGCCGAGGACGTGCTGTGGTTCCGCGACAATCCCTGCCCGCCCGACATCGTGGGCCTGAACTACTACATCACCAGCGAGCGCTGGCTGGATCATCGCGGCGACCGTTACCCGGCCCGCTACGTGGGCGAACACGGTTTCGCGGACATCGAAACGGCCCGTGCGCTGGCCACGCCGACCCCGGGCATCGGCCCGCTGATGGAGGAAGTGTGGGAGCGCTACGGCCTGCCGATGGCCGTGACGGAAGCCCACATCGACGCCAATCGCGAAGACCAGCTGCGCTGGCTGCACGAGGTGTGGAACGCCGCGCACGACGTGCAGAAGAAAGGCGGCGACGTGCGCGCGGTGACCGTCTGGTCGCTGCTTGGCTCGTACGACTGGAACTGCCTCGTCACCGAATGCCGCGGCTACTACGAGAACGGCGCCTATGACCTGCGTTCGCCGCAACCGCGGCCGACGGCGCTGGCGCGCCTGATGCAGGAATTGTCGACGGGCCGGGCGCCGTCGAATCCGGTGCTGCAAGGACTGGGCTGGTGGCGCCGGCCGGGGCGCTTCCTGTGCCCGCCGGTAGCCACCAGCGCCACGGTCGCCGCGCTGCCGGCCGAACGCCACACGGCGCAGCGGCCGGTGCAGCCGATCCTGATCAGCGGCGCCACCGGCACCCTGGGCAGCGCCTTTGCCCGCATCTGCGAGGAGCGCAACCTGGCCTTCCGGGTGCTGACGCGCCAGGAGATGGACATCGCCGACCCGGCCTCCGTCGAGGCGGCCATCGAGCGCTACAAGCCCTGGGCCATCGTCAACGCGGGCGGCTACGTGCGCGTGCAGGACGCGGAACAGGACAGCGCCGGTTGCATGCGCGCCAACGCGCACGGCCCGGTGGTGCTGGCGATCGCCTGCGCGCGTCACCAGGTACACCTGCTGACGTTCTCCAGCGACCTGGTGTTCGACGGCAGCAAGGGCGGCCCGTACGTGGAAAGCGATCCGGTCGCGCCCCTGAACGTCTACGGCCAGAGCAAGGCCGAGGCGGAGCGCCGCGTGCTGGCGGTCAATCCGGAGGTGCTGATGGTGCGCACCAGCGCCTTCTTCGGCCCATGGGACAAGCACAACTTCGTCACGCTGGCCCTGCAGGCGCTCGCCGCCGGGCGGCCGTTCGCGGCCGCCGACGACCTGGTGGTCTCGCCGACCTACGTGCCGGACCTGGTGCAGACCTGCCTGGACCTGCTGATCGACCGCGAGAGCGGCATCTGGCATCTCAGTAACGGCGCAGCGGTCAGCTGGGCCGAGCTGGCGCGCCGCGTGTGCGCGCTCGCTGGTGTGGACAGCGCCGGCCTGAATTCGCAGCCTTCGGCGGCACTGGACTTCGCGGCCGCGCAACCGCGCTTCTCGGCGCTGGCGAGCGAACGGGGCAACCTGATGCCGACCCTGGACGACGCCTTGCAGCGCTACCTGCAGGCGGTGGCGGAAGTGCGCGAGGAAGGCGATACGCACGTTGGCGCCGCCCAGGCCGCGCATTACGGCGGCGTCTGA
- a CDS encoding glycosyltransferase 87 family protein codes for MARRAGGAAFPGGGVMAAAPVARLEAWFGRRCARLNTAAAWRKAAWLAPLVFGLLSVLLGQDDNWDLRNYHLYNPYAVLHGRIGFDIAPGHWQSYFNPTLDFLYYGLVTHLPAPLAGFVMGALHGLNFMLVLAVAAQMLNRLDHGERHSAPLLLAVCGVCGAGFLAQVGASTGDNMTALLVLSAVLVLLRGWDTLQAPRGGNAVVLLAGLVMGLGTGLKLTNATFATGLCLALFAVTVPWRARLRLAFLFGVAVVAGIAITAGWWFVTMWQTFGNPLFPQFNNIFHSPLALEHGVIDDFHVPKTIWEALAWPFVFTLHFERVSELKLRQLIWPVVYLLGLAVALRLSWRRHGALLPQARERFLLVFFFVSYVAWMKLFGIYRYLIPIELLAPLVVWILLHALLEASVARRAAAWVLAVCALVVFPFSTWGHSDWAWRGFSADVPAFAQPDQTVVVMPIADPPLGWLVELLPREIRVVSVDAFPETPPWVERIQQAIDGRRGPHYALLSGTVDDARRRLDIRLALAGRLGLMDDDKGCRRLEWLLNKVRQRIQVAPAPAGSGRACTLETQPQYRIDVAQKNADIVQRAREVLARYGLRIEAGACTVHDAFTGAEARPYQLCPLARAQTPP; via the coding sequence GTGGCTCGACGAGCCGGCGGCGCAGCGTTCCCAGGTGGCGGCGTGATGGCCGCGGCGCCGGTCGCCAGGCTGGAAGCCTGGTTCGGGCGTCGCTGCGCCAGGCTCAATACCGCGGCAGCCTGGCGCAAGGCCGCCTGGCTTGCGCCGCTGGTGTTCGGCCTGCTGTCAGTGCTGCTGGGCCAGGACGACAACTGGGACCTGCGCAACTACCACCTGTATAACCCGTACGCGGTGCTGCATGGCCGGATCGGCTTCGATATCGCCCCGGGGCATTGGCAAAGCTACTTCAATCCAACGCTGGATTTCCTGTATTACGGGCTCGTTACCCACTTGCCCGCTCCGCTGGCCGGGTTCGTCATGGGCGCGCTGCACGGCCTCAACTTCATGCTCGTGCTGGCCGTCGCCGCGCAGATGCTGAACCGGCTCGATCACGGCGAGCGTCACAGCGCGCCGCTGCTGCTGGCGGTATGCGGCGTGTGCGGCGCGGGCTTCCTGGCGCAGGTGGGGGCCTCGACCGGGGACAACATGACAGCGCTGCTGGTCCTGTCGGCCGTGCTGGTCCTCCTGCGCGGCTGGGACACATTGCAGGCGCCGCGCGGCGGCAACGCGGTCGTGCTGCTCGCCGGCCTTGTCATGGGCCTTGGCACGGGGCTCAAGCTGACCAATGCGACGTTCGCAACGGGCCTGTGCCTGGCCTTGTTCGCGGTGACGGTACCGTGGCGGGCACGCTTGCGGCTGGCCTTCCTGTTCGGCGTCGCCGTCGTCGCCGGCATCGCCATCACGGCCGGCTGGTGGTTCGTCACCATGTGGCAGACGTTCGGCAATCCCCTGTTCCCGCAATTTAACAATATCTTCCACAGCCCCCTGGCCCTGGAGCACGGCGTCATCGACGACTTCCATGTACCGAAGACGATCTGGGAGGCGCTGGCTTGGCCGTTCGTCTTCACGCTGCATTTCGAGCGGGTATCGGAATTGAAGCTGCGCCAGCTCATATGGCCCGTGGTCTACCTGCTGGGCCTGGCAGTGGCCTTGCGCCTGTCGTGGCGTCGCCACGGCGCGCTGCTGCCGCAGGCGCGCGAGCGTTTCCTGCTGGTGTTTTTCTTCGTGTCGTATGTCGCATGGATGAAACTGTTCGGCATCTATCGCTACCTGATTCCGATAGAGTTGCTGGCGCCGCTCGTGGTGTGGATCCTGTTGCACGCGCTGCTGGAGGCCTCGGTGGCCCGGCGCGCGGCGGCATGGGTGCTGGCCGTGTGCGCGTTGGTGGTGTTCCCGTTCAGTACGTGGGGTCATTCGGACTGGGCATGGCGTGGCTTCAGTGCCGACGTGCCGGCATTCGCGCAGCCTGACCAGACCGTGGTGGTCATGCCGATCGCCGACCCGCCACTGGGCTGGCTGGTCGAATTACTTCCGCGCGAGATTCGCGTCGTGTCGGTGGATGCATTCCCCGAAACGCCGCCTTGGGTGGAGCGGATCCAGCAAGCCATCGATGGCCGGCGCGGCCCGCACTATGCGTTGCTGTCGGGAACCGTCGATGATGCCAGGCGGCGCCTGGACATCCGCCTGGCGCTGGCCGGGCGCCTGGGGCTGATGGACGACGACAAAGGTTGCCGGCGCCTGGAATGGCTGCTGAACAAGGTGCGTCAGCGCATCCAGGTGGCGCCCGCGCCGGCAGGCTCGGGGCGCGCCTGTACGCTGGAAACGCAGCCGCAGTACCGGATCGACGTCGCACAGAAGAACGCCGACATCGTACAGCGCGCCCGCGAGGTGCTGGCCAGATACGGCCTGCGCATCGAAGCGGGCGCCTGTACCGTGCATGACGCCTTCACCGGCGCCGAAGCGCGGCCTTACCAGCTCTGCCCGCTGGCCCGGGCTCAGACGCCGCCGTAA
- a CDS encoding glycosyltransferase family 2 protein, producing the protein MTDSPQPRVAVLVPCFNEATTIAAIVRDFRAALPDAHIYVFDNNSTDDTVRIARNAGATVRHVPTQGKGSVVRRMFADVEADAYIMVDGDDTYDASAAPAMVATLWAEGLDMVVGSRVTEERAAYRFGHRFGNRLLTGCVSTLFGRTFKDILSGYRVFSRRYVKSFAAHSTGFEIETELTIHALELRMPVAEVETVYKSRPQGSFSKLSTYRDGLRILFTILRLFKSEKPLGFYSLGFLVCVLLSVGLAVPLVLTWLQSGLVPRLPTAVLCTALMLFGIVLLTCGIILDAVTKGRIEQKHFAYLSVPAVWLDEPAAQRSQVAA; encoded by the coding sequence ATGACCGACTCCCCGCAACCTCGCGTCGCCGTGCTGGTACCTTGTTTTAACGAGGCCACCACCATCGCGGCGATCGTGCGCGATTTCCGTGCCGCGCTGCCGGACGCGCACATCTACGTATTCGACAATAATTCCACCGACGATACCGTGCGCATCGCCAGGAACGCCGGGGCCACGGTGCGCCATGTGCCGACCCAGGGCAAGGGCAGCGTGGTGCGGCGGATGTTTGCGGACGTCGAGGCCGATGCCTACATCATGGTCGACGGTGACGACACCTACGATGCCAGCGCCGCGCCGGCCATGGTCGCCACTCTCTGGGCCGAGGGACTGGACATGGTGGTCGGCAGCCGGGTCACGGAGGAACGGGCCGCCTACCGCTTCGGCCACCGGTTCGGCAACCGCCTGCTGACGGGCTGCGTCTCGACGCTGTTCGGCCGCACTTTCAAGGACATCCTGTCTGGTTACCGCGTGTTTTCGCGTCGCTACGTGAAGTCGTTTGCCGCGCATTCGACCGGTTTCGAGATCGAGACCGAATTGACGATTCACGCGCTGGAACTGCGCATGCCGGTGGCGGAAGTGGAGACGGTCTACAAATCGCGTCCGCAAGGCTCGTTCAGCAAACTCAGTACCTATCGTGATGGCCTGCGCATCTTGTTCACGATCCTGCGCCTGTTCAAATCGGAAAAACCGCTCGGGTTTTATTCGCTGGGCTTCCTGGTCTGCGTGCTGCTGTCGGTCGGGCTGGCGGTGCCGCTGGTGTTGACGTGGCTGCAATCGGGCCTCGTGCCGCGCCTGCCGACGGCCGTGCTGTGCACCGCGCTCATGCTGTTCGGTATCGTGCTGCTCACCTGCGGCATCATCCTGGACGCCGTCACCAAGGGCCGCATCGAACAGAAGCACTTCGCCTACCTGTCGGTGCCCGCCGTGTGGCTCGACGAGCCGGCGGCGCAGCGTTCCCAGGTGGCGGCGTGA